Proteins from a single region of Acipenser ruthenus chromosome 31, fAciRut3.2 maternal haplotype, whole genome shotgun sequence:
- the LOC117396788 gene encoding UDP-N-acetylhexosamine pyrophosphorylase-like protein 1 — translation MISLEEVRSRLELAGQSHLLRFWPELSADERDSFLGELSQLEPEELREHCRAAAEAGSRDSGAVGLLDQRMEPMSAEFIGSVSRSDQETLKQWEDEGFRQISQNKVAVLLLAGGQGTRLGVPYPKGMYNVGLPSGKTLYQVQAERIRRAEQLAAEKCGSSKCTIPWYIMTSEFTLEPTEKFFKENQYFKLDQSNVVMFEQRMIPAVSFDGKAILENKSKVAMAPDGNGGLYRALVDGIFEDMERRGVQYIHVYCVDNILVKMADPLFIGFCVSKGADCGAKVVEKAYPTEPVGVVCRVDGAHQVVEYSEISLETAEKRNTDGSLVFNAGNICNHFFTLSFLKSVAEKFEPKLKQHVALKKVPYVDEEGNLVKPDKPNGIKMEKFVFDVFQFSKNFVAFEVSRADEFSPLKNADPAAKDTPATARRALLAQHYRWALGAGASFLDGENRKLPEKPSLSENEEPPAVCEISPLVSCFGEGLGVLMRGREIHSPFILDEKKAEEIRKSQ, via the exons ATGATTTCCTTGGAAGAAGTGAGGTCCCGCTTGGAACTGGCCGGCCAGTCACATTTGTTACGGTTCTGGCCTGAGCTCAGCGCCGATGAACGGGACTCCTTCCTGGGCGAACTGTCTCAGCTAGAGCCCGAGGAGTTGAGGGAGCACTGCCGGGCGGCTGCAGAAGCTGGCAGCCGGGATTCGGGTGCTGTGGGGCTGCTGGACCAGCGCATGGAGCCCATGTCCGCGGAATTCATCGGGAGCGTCAGCAGGAGTGACCAGGAGACTTTAAAACAATGGGAAGACGAAG GGTTCCGGCAGATTTCTCAGAACAAAGTGGCTGTTCTTCTCCTGGCGGGGGGTCAGGGCACTCGTTTGGGGGTGCCTTACCCCAAGGGGATGTACAacgtggggctcccgagtggcaagACTCTGTACCAGGTGCAGGCAGAGCGCATCCGCAGagcagagcagttagcagctgaGAAGTGTGGCTCCAGCAAGTGCACTATCCCATG GTACATCATGACCAGTGAATTTACATTGGAACCAACAGAGAAGTTTTTCAAGGAAAACCAGTACTTTAAGCTAGACCAGTCTAATGTGGTCATGTTTGAGCAGAGGATGATCCCGGCAGTTTCGTTTGATGGGAAAGCCATCCTGGAAAACAAGTCTAAGGTGGCGATGGCACCAG ATGGCAATGGTGGTCTGTACCGGGCGTTGGTGGATGGGATCTTTGAGGATATGGAGCGGCGAGGAGTTCAGTACATACACGTGTACTGTGTGGACAACATCCTGGTCAAAATGGCAGATCCGCTTTTTATTGGCTTCTGTGTGTCGAAAGGAGCAGACTGTGGAGCAAAG GTGGTAGAGAAAGCCTACCCCACAGAGCCGGTGGGGGTGGTGTGCCGTGTGGACGGGGCCCATCAGGTCGTGGAGTACAGCGAGATCAGCCTGGAGACGGCGGAGAAGCGAAACACGGACGGGTCGTTGGTGTTCAACGCTGGGAACATCTGCAACCACTTCTTCACCCTGAGCTTCCTCAAGTCTGTTGCAGA gaaattcGAACCCAAGTTAAAACAACACGTGGCTTTGAAGAAGGTGCCCTACGTGGATGAGGAAGGAAACCTGGTGAAACCTGATAAGCCCAACGGGATCAAGATGGAGAAGTTTGTGTTCGACGTCTTCCAGTTTTCCAA GAATTTCGTGGCTTTCGAGGTGTCGAGAGCGGACGAGTTTTCCCCTTTAAAGAATGCCGACCCTGCGGCCAAGGACACTCCAGCCACGGCGCGCCGGGCCCTGCTGGCACAGCACTACCGCTGGGCGCTGGGTGCCGGGGCCAGCTTCCTGGACGGGGAGAACAGGAAGCTGCCGGAGAAGCCCAG TCTGTCCGAAAACGAAGAGCCCCCTGCGGTGTGTGAGATTTCTCCGTTAGTGTCCTGCTTCGGGGAG GGTCTTGGGGTGCTGATGAGGGGCCGGGAGATTCACTCTCCCTTCATACTTGATGAAAAGAAAGCAGAAGAGATCCGGAAGAGTCAATAA